The Pseudomonas sp. IAC-BECa141 genome contains the following window.
GTCCACCGGGATCGGGTTTGCGATTGCACTCGCACTCGGATGCTCTTTGATAATCTTGCCGCGTGTACCTTCAATGGCGAAAAAAGCGCTATCTGCTCTGATGTTATTGGCACAGGGGGACTGAATGCGTTCGCCATTGCAGTGGCTCTCTCGCCTATAACCACCACTTGGGCACCGACCGAGATTGTTCGAGCGCCACTGCGTTCGCCTGGAATAAGGGCTTTTCGCCGTCGCAATCCCTCTTCAGCCGATTAGGAGCGCACTGCTCAGAGGTGTTCCTCACATCCGTTGAAGGTGCCCATCAAGGGCACCGTTTTTCAGCTATATCCCCCCTGTGGTCATACTTGAATCAAGTCTTCAGGTCGCATCGTCAAAATGATTTTCCCGACGTTCTGTGAAGATTCCATCCGGCGGTGAGCATCGGCAGCCCTTGAGAGCGCAAACGTGCTATCGACAACCGGCTCAAGGCTTCCGGCACCCTCGAAGCGATCAAGCCAGTGCTCGCGGAAACGCTTGATCATGTCGTGCTTCTCCGGTTGCGTGCGCGACTTCATGACCGTACCGATGATTTGCAAGTGGCGGTAAAGGATGTCCTCCAGCGCCACCGTGACGTTCCCGCCACCGGCGAGAATCCCGACCTGAACCAAGCGACCGCCCCGTGCAAGGGATGCAATATTGCGGGCGAAGTAGGGTTCTCCGATAAAGTCGATGATCACATCGACGCCGCGATCCTGGGTTTTATCGGCGATCACTTCAGCGAAGTCCTGCGTCTTATAATCGATCGCCACGTCAGCGCCCAAATGCTCGACACGCGCCAACTTGCTGCCTTCGGTTGTCGCATACACCGTGGCGCCGGTGGCGTAAGCCAACTGCACAGCGGCAGAACCGACGCCGCCAGCCGCCGCGTGAATCAACACTGAATCGCCAGCCTTGAGCCGAGCCAGATGCATCATTGCTTCATGGGCCGTGACGAAGACCTCGGGAATGGCTGCCGCGTGTACATAATCAAGCTGCGCGGGGATGTGCATGGCCATGCGGTAATCGATGCGGGCCAACTCGGCGTAGGCACCGCCGCCGACCACGCCCATGACTCGATCTCCTACCTCGAACCCTGTAACCGCACTCCCTTTGCCGATCACTTCGCCGGCGATTTCCAGGCCGATGATCAGGGAGTCACCGAAGTTCGGATGGCCGTACCCACCGGTCCGGTGAGTCAGGTCCGCACGGTTCACCCCGGCGGCATAGACACGCACCAGCAGGTCGTCAGGACGGACTTCAGGATTGGCGACCTCTACTAATTCCAGGACGTCTGGCGCACCAAACTGCTTGATGTTGATGGCTTTCATTCAATTGTTCTCCGTTTCGCTGAACGTGGCGTTGGCGATCGCCGATGCGGTAATGGCGCCAGGCAAGCCCACATAGAAAGCCAGGTGCGTGATCGCTGCTTCCATTTCGTCGCGGGTCACTCCGTTGCCAGCCGCCCGGCGCAAGTGGGCAGGCAACTCTTCCGAGTGACCACCGGCTATCAAGGCCGCCACGGTGATCAGGCTACGGTCGCGCGGGGACAGCGCCGGGTCACTCCAGATCTGCGGATAAAGCGTCGAGTCGACGAATTGCGACAGCTTCGGCGTGAACGCGCGCGCTGCTTCGCGAGGGCTGCTGAAATCGAGCTTGGACATGGGCGAGTTCCTTAAACCTGGCTGATGAATTTGTGGGTGAGATAGTGCTCGATGCCTTCAATGCCGCCTTCGGAGCCGTGACCGCTTTCTTTCATGCCGCCGAACGGGAGCTCGGTTGCGACGATGCGATATTGGTTGATGCCGATCATCCCGGCCTCCAATCCGTCAGCGACATCAATGGCCGTGCGCGCGTTGGAGGTGAACGCGTAGGCCGAGAGTCCGTAGGGCAGGCGGTTGGCTTCCTGCAGCCCATCGGCCAGTTCATCGAACGGCATCAGTACGGCAATGGGGCCGAAGGGTTCTTCGTGCATGACGCGGGCGTTCATCGGCACATCTGCCAGAACCGTGGGTTGGAAGAAGTAGCCTTCGCCTGACAAGGCTTCACCACCGACCAATACCCGTGCACCTTTCTCGACGGCATCGGCGACCAGTTCTTCCATTTTTGCCAATTGCCTTGGGTTGGCCAGGGGGCCGACCTGAGTGTCCGGATGCAGGCCGTCACCGATCCTCAGGGCTTCGGTCGCCGCGACAAAATGATCGACGAAGGCTTGATAGGCGCCACGCTGGATCAGAAACCGAGTGGATGAAATGCACACCTGCCCGGTGCCGCGAAAGCGGTTGGCGACGCCTTCGATAGCGGCTTTTTCAATGTCGGCATCCTCGAACACCAGCACCGGTCCGTGCCCCCCCAGTTCAAGGGTGATGGGCTTGACGCCTTCAGCAGCTCGCGCAGACAGCAAACGACCGATGGGCACCGAACCGGTGAAGGTCACTTTGCGAATGACTGGCGAGGCGATCAGATGGCTGGACACTTGGTCCGGTACGCCAAAGACCACTTGCAACACACCCTTGGGCAATCCTGCATCGTCGAGTGCACGCGCCAGGGCCAACGCTGTGGAGGGACTTTCTTCACCAGGTTTGAGAATGACGCTGCAACCGGCGGCCAGCGCTGCCGAGAGCTTGCGTGCCGGGGTAATGGCCGGAAAATTCCACGGTGTAAATGCGGCCACTGGGCCGATAGCCTGGCGTTTGACCAGTTGCAATACGCCTGGCCGGTTGGCCGGGACCACACGGCCATCGATACGCCGTGCGCTTTCGGCGAACCATTCGAAATACTCTGCCGCGCGGGTCACTTCATCCAGGCTTTCACCCAGCGGTTTACCTTCCTCCAGGGTCATCTGCGCGGCAATCTGCGGTGCACGTTCGAGGATCAGGTCGGCGGCACGCTTGAGGATCCTGGCGCGTTGGTCAGGTACGGTCTGGCGCCACTGCTCGAAGCTCAGGCGAGTCACTTCCAAGGCGTGATCAAGATCGCCTGCGGTGGCAAGTGGGACGCGCCCGATTTCCCGGCCGGTAGCCGGGTTAACGACGGCGGCAGTATCGCGCCCGTCGGCACTGATCCATTCACCCCCGATGAAAAGATAAAGCGGATCGTAGGAAATCTTCATGATTGTGCCCTTCAGTTGGTTGTCGGAGATTCGTATCAAACCCGGCGCCTGTTCAGGCGGCCTGTGCAACCAAGTCTATGGAAGGAGCGCCCATCGATTTAGACGGGCCAGAGGGAATGATTGTTGTCGCCAGAGGTAATATCGAGCCTCAGGCCGAACGTGTAGCATCCGGAAAAAGTGCGCCTTATCACGGGTGAGCGTCAGATCTACAGGAAGGTCGCGATGGATAAGCTTTCGAACATGTCGGTGTACATAAAGGTTGTCGAGATGGGCAGTTTCACGGCCGTGGCCAATCATCTGGATTCAACGGTCGGTAACGTATCGCGTGCGGTCTCTGCGCTGGAAAACGTGCTCGATACGCGCCTGTTGCAGCGCTCGACCCGACGCCTCTCGGTCACCGATGCAGGGCGACGGTTCTACGAGCGCTGCACGAAAATTCTGGCTGACCTGGAGAGTGCCGAAGCCGAAGCCAGCAATGCCGCGCTGGAGCCTCGGGGAACACTGAGGGTACATTGCGTCCCTGGACTGGCTCGGCATCTGGTCACCGGGGCTGTACTGGAATACCGCCAGCAA
Protein-coding sequences here:
- a CDS encoding NAD-dependent succinate-semialdehyde dehydrogenase; amino-acid sequence: MKISYDPLYLFIGGEWISADGRDTAAVVNPATGREIGRVPLATAGDLDHALEVTRLSFEQWRQTVPDQRARILKRAADLILERAPQIAAQMTLEEGKPLGESLDEVTRAAEYFEWFAESARRIDGRVVPANRPGVLQLVKRQAIGPVAAFTPWNFPAITPARKLSAALAAGCSVILKPGEESPSTALALARALDDAGLPKGVLQVVFGVPDQVSSHLIASPVIRKVTFTGSVPIGRLLSARAAEGVKPITLELGGHGPVLVFEDADIEKAAIEGVANRFRGTGQVCISSTRFLIQRGAYQAFVDHFVAATEALRIGDGLHPDTQVGPLANPRQLAKMEELVADAVEKGARVLVGGEALSGEGYFFQPTVLADVPMNARVMHEEPFGPIAVLMPFDELADGLQEANRLPYGLSAYAFTSNARTAIDVADGLEAGMIGINQYRIVATELPFGGMKESGHGSEGGIEGIEHYLTHKFISQV
- a CDS encoding carboxymuconolactone decarboxylase family protein; the protein is MSKLDFSSPREAARAFTPKLSQFVDSTLYPQIWSDPALSPRDRSLITVAALIAGGHSEELPAHLRRAAGNGVTRDEMEAAITHLAFYVGLPGAITASAIANATFSETENN
- a CDS encoding NAD(P)H-quinone oxidoreductase; the protein is MKAINIKQFGAPDVLELVEVANPEVRPDDLLVRVYAAGVNRADLTHRTGGYGHPNFGDSLIIGLEIAGEVIGKGSAVTGFEVGDRVMGVVGGGAYAELARIDYRMAMHIPAQLDYVHAAAIPEVFVTAHEAMMHLARLKAGDSVLIHAAAGGVGSAAVQLAYATGATVYATTEGSKLARVEHLGADVAIDYKTQDFAEVIADKTQDRGVDVIIDFIGEPYFARNIASLARGGRLVQVGILAGGGNVTVALEDILYRHLQIIGTVMKSRTQPEKHDMIKRFREHWLDRFEGAGSLEPVVDSTFALSRAADAHRRMESSQNVGKIILTMRPEDLIQV